A stretch of DNA from Campylobacter gracilis:
TTTCAGTAAGATAAAAAACGAGATCATCGCCACGGCGTAAAGCACCATAAAAATTCCGCCTTTGTAATAATACAGATGCCTCACTTCGGCTACCGCGTCCTCGGCACTAAGGGCTTGCGTGTTGGGGTATAAATTTACGATCTTAAGCGCTACTTCGCTTACTTCGTTGGGGTTGGGCACGCTTACGTAGAGCTTGGTGTATTCGCCCTCCTTCAGGCTTAGCACCTCGCGCGCGGTAGCGGGATTTAGATAGATCACGTCGTTTGAGACGATGCTGCTTTCGTGCGGCGAAATTTTATTAATCTTAATCGCAATTAGGCGCTGTTCGGTCAAGAAGTGAAACTCGTCCTCATAGTACCACTCGCCCATCGCCGCCTTTACTCCCTCGCCTACGATCATTTCGTTTTCGCTCAGGCTTTCGTCGCCTACGATATGAAACCAAACGCGCTTTTGAGCGAAGTAATACATCCCGTCCACGGCGCCCTGCACTTCGCTGACGCCTGCGATCTTAGAGACGTCGTAGATATAGCCGTCGTGCATCAGATCGCGTTTGCCCGCGCGTAGAGCCTCTACTACGATGTCGGGTCTGAGCTTGATGACCTTTTCAAGATCGTTTTGAATGGAGCCCGAGATGAAAAGCACCGAGCTTAAAATAAAAACGATAAAGGCAAATATCGCGAAGCTAAAGGAGTGATCGGCTCTATCTTTTCGCAGCAGAGTTACGGAGTAGTCGATGAAGCTTTTACTTATCATAGACGAACTCCGCGTAGGCTTTGCTCTTAAAGCTGCTTGAGAGCCGCACGTCCTTTATCTCGCGCGCGATCTTTTGTAGGCACTGCTCGCCCTTTGCTCGATCAAAGCTTACGTAATGCACCGCAATGAGCGCGTAAAGGGCGGCAAAAAAGATAATTAAAGCGCAAATGAGCCTCATAGCCCTTCTATTACGCTCTCTTTGATTTCGTCAAATTTAAGCATCTTGCCTCCGTGATCTTTGGCGAAGGTCTTAGCCGCGCTCTCGCTCTCAAATGGAATGAGCTCGTCGCCCATCGGCCCTAAGACGTTGGAGCCGAGCACGAAAAAGGCGCTTTTAGCGTCGATCTTGTGTAGCTTGTAGTAGTCGGTTACGAAAATTTTATCAAAGCCTTTGCCCTTTTGGAAGTAGTACTTCATCAGATCTTTCACGCCGTCAAAATACAGGTTCTCGCCGCCTTGGATCTCTATCATCGCCGCCCAGTTAGGGTTTTTGCCCACTAGCATACCGCAGACCGGGCATTTAGCGCCCTCGGGCACGACGATCTTTTCAGGTTTTTTCGCTTTTGTATCTTTACCGCTACTGCCTAAATTTGCCGGCGCATCCCATAGATACAGCGCCGCGGCTTGCAGGTGTTTGTCGTACTCAGGCTCCTTGCTCGCGCCTTTTGCGTCGCAAACATTTTTGAGATGAGCTTTAAGCTCGGAGATAGCTTTGAAGTTTTTCGCTTCGGTTTTAGCGCAGTTTGTCTCATAAAATTCCTTACCGTGCGCGTAAACGCCGCCCTCACGGTTGGCTTTAATCATCTTATTATCGCCCGCGAAGTCCTGTCCCGCAATCTCGTAGGCTTTGGCAAAGTTCACTATCTCGCCGCCGTTTTCGGCTTGGAATTCTTTCGCGTCGGCTTCGGTTGAGAAGGCGTATTTGCTGTTACGCGTCATCGTGCCTTTGACCTTGCTACCCACGACGTAAAAGGTTTTATTTACGTCGATCAAATTTAGATTTTTCGTATCGACGACCTGCGCATCGCTTGGAATTTTGCCGCCCGTAATCTCGTACAAGCAGTGCAGAGAAGCTACTTGCTTGCCGTTCCAAACGTGGTTGGTTTTATAAAATTTAACCAGGCTCATTCCGCAAACGGCGCAGTATTCTTTGCCCTCGCCGCTTCCTACAAGCGTAGCCTTACTAGGATCCACGCTTTGAAACATAGGCTTTGCCGGTTTATTGGCCCCGTCCATGGAGGCGCCGCAAACGAGCGCAACAAGCGCAGCCGAAACTAAAAACGAACGTAAAATCATACTGTCTCCTTAAAAATTTGATGTTTTAAATCTACTTACTAATCGAATTTAAAAATTCCAAATTCTCGCATCCCATCTTGATGCCGCCGTCGCAGCTTTTTTTGAAAAGCTCTTTTGCTTTGGCGTTATCGGACTTCACCCCTTTTCCTTCGGCATACATTATGGCTAAGTTATTGCAGCCGTCGAAGTGACCGAGGTTGCACGCCTTCTCATACTGCTGCTTTGCCTGCTTATAATCCTGGCTTACCCCCTGCCCAAAGGCGTATAGATAGCCTAAATTGTTGCAGCCGATGCCGATGTCGCCGCCGCAAGCTTTTTCGTAAAAAATTTTAGCCTTTGCGAAGCTTTGCTGCACGCCTTCGCCCTTTAGATACAGATAGCCCAGGTTGTTGCAGCCCATCATATCGCCGTAGGTGCAGGCCTTCTCATAAAGGCTCGCCGCCTTGGCGACATCCTTTGCGAGCCCCGCGCCGTTTGCGTATAAAAGTCCGAGCGAGGTGCAGCCTTCGTTATCTTTGCAGGCTTTTTCGTAATAAGCCGCGGCTTTGGTAAAATTTTGATCCGCGCCGTTGCCGCTTTCGTAGATATAGCCTAGATTGTTGCATGCAAGCGCAAATTTAGCGCTGCACGCCTTCTCGTAGAGGCTGATCGCTTTTTCGAAATTTTTCTCTACGTTGCCGGTGCCCTCAAAATACAAAACGGCTAGATTATAGCATCCCGAAGCTTTATTTTCCAAACCGCACGCTCGCTCGTAAATTTCTGCGAGTTTTTTATGATCGCCGCTTTGCTGCGCCTGAATGCCCTCGCTGATAAAGCCCGCATTTGCCGCGGCAGCCAAAATCAGCGCTATTATAAATTTTTTCAAATTTACTCCTTTATATCGTTTTTACGTCCCTGCCCCTGAAAGCAAGAGCGATTATTAAAATTATCGCCGCTATTATACAATAAAACGGCGCGGGTATCTGCGGCGCATCGCCCGCGGCATAAGAGTGCATGCCGGTGAGGTAGAAATTTACGCCGAAATAGGTCATTATGATTGAGCTATACGCGAGCGTCGAGCTTACGCAATAAACGTAGATCGAGCCGAGCTTCGGGATAAGCTTTAGATGCAGCACGATCGCATAGACGATGATCGAAACATACGACCAGGTCTCTTTGCTATCCCAGCCCCAGTATCGCCCCCAGCTCTCATTCGCCCACACGCCGCCGAAGAAATTTCCGAGCGTCAGCATCGAAAGCCCCACGATGAGGCTGATCTCGTTGATCGCCGTTATATATCTGATCTGAGCATTGAGCCGCTCGCAATTGGCGCTGTTTTTAAGAGCCATCAAAACAAGAGCCAAAAGACCGAGCAGACAGCTAAGCCCTAAAAATCCGTAGCTAGCCGTGATAACAGATACGTGGATGCTGAGCCAATACGATTTTAGCACCGGCACGAGGTTGGTAATCTGCGGATTTACGAAGCTCATATGCGCTACGAGCATCACGATGCTAGCTAGTAAGCAGCTCGCGCTTAGCGTAAGTAGGGACTTTCTAAAAAATATGATCCCCGCAAGCGCCGCCGACCAGCCGATGTAGATCATCGACTCATAGCTATCGCTCCACGGCACGTGAGCCGCGACGTACCAGCGCAGCGCAAGCGCTAGGGTATGTGCGGCAAAACATATCGCAAAGGCCGCAAATAAAATTTTTTGCGCGAGCGCGAAGCTCTTGCCGCAAAGCGCGCCCAAAAGCGCCAATATTAGAGCTACGCCGCCTAGGATCATATAGAAATAAACTAGCTTTTTGAAAACCGAAGCTTTGTTATAAAACACCTCGGCCTTGACGCGGCTAACGCTAGGAAGAATAGCCGCCGAGGTGACTCTTTGGTAGTTTTTCAGCTCCGCTAACGCGGCGTCCGCTTTAGCCCAATCATTATCCGAAATTCCGTCTTGCAAGCCGTTTAGATAGTCGTTTAGCACGCCTTTGATCTGCGGAGCGATACTATAATCCGCGAAGGCGTCGTTCGGCGAGAGCCACGCGTTTTGCGGGTCGTTCGGCACGGGGATAAATTTAAAAAATACCCCTCTGAAAGTCAGATACGCGATGTTTAGCCGCTCGTCGAATTTAATCAGCTCGTTATCGAGCACGCCGCGGCGCGAGGCGCTTTTTTCATTCGCCTCGTCCAGGGCGTGGGCGAGCTTGTAGTTGCCGTTTTCATCAAAGACCGAATTAAAGCTCGCATATCGCTCCTGCGGCGCCAAGCCCAGCATCTTTTTGATCTCGTCGTTTTTGATCTTGATGATCTTTTGATCGCGCCAGAACGCGGGATTTAGGCTCATTCCTAGAATCATCTGCTCGGCGCTTAAGCCGTAAAGCGAATCCGTGCCTGAAATTTTATTTACGATCTCGCTTGCTTCGGTGCTAAGCGGCTTGATCCTGCCCATGTAATCTTGTACCAAAAGCTCCGCGAACGCGCCGTTTGCATGAACTCGCGAGTTAGCTTTAAGATTTGCCAGATAGTTTTCGTCCGCGGCGCGAAGCTCAATGCCGAAAAAAAACGGCGCGATCAAAAGAAGCGCGGCAGGCGCGTTGTTTTTGATAAATTTAGCGAGCTTTTTAAATCTGCTGCCGGCGGTAAAAAGATTGCCGATAAATCCGACGCAAAGCAAGAAATAGCCGAAATAGGTAGGAATTTTACCCGGATCGCGGTTAAGCTCCAGCACTGTACCTAGCTCGTCGGTGTCGTAGGAGGATTGAAAGAGCTTGAAACCGTCAAAGTTTAGCGGATGATTCATATAAATTTCATGCTCCCCCGCGCTCTTGCCCTCTTTTAAAATTTCAACGTCGCTGGCGTAGGATGACGGGCTTTGCGAGCCCGGATAGCGCTCGAGCTTAAATTTCAAAAGCTTTACCGCAAACGGAAGCTCTATGAGTTTCGAGCCCCAGCTTAGCATTATCTCCTCGCCGTCAAAGCTTAAAATTTTAGGTTCCCCGAGCCAGCCCGCGCCTCCGCGCAGCTGCGCTTCTTGCTCGCTTCCGCCCTCAAAGCCCGCTTTTACCGCAAGCGTGCCCTGCTCGCCTTTGGGCGCGGGTTTGTAGGAGCTAAATTTGACGGTGAAGCTTTTAGAATTTATACTTTGCGTGAAGCTAAAATCGTTATCGCCGATCTGAGATAGATTTAGCGGATGCTCAAACAGCGCGTCTTGCGTGCGGATTTGCAAGTATGGTTTGACGCTTACCATCTCGCTTTCGCTCTCGCCCGCCCTTACGTGCAGCACGCCTTCAGTGCCGAAATAGCGCGTCAGCGCCGCGCCGATAAAGATGATGATAAAAGCAGCGTGAAGGACGAAGGAGCCAAAGCGGCGCCACATTTTGGTTTTAATTATAATGCCGAGCAGGCTCAGCGTCGCCGCACCCATGACGCACTCGTACCAGCGCGCCTCATAGACTAAAATTTTAGCAGTTTGCGTATCGTAAATGCTCTCTAAAAAGGTTGCGACGCCGGCACCTGCGGCAAGGATAAAAAGGAGGCAGAGCGCGAACTTGTAAGAGATGAAAAATTTTAATATTTTTAGCGCGCTCATTAACCCTCCGCAGTTTTACATTATTATATCGTAAGTTTGTCCTGCGTATAGTATAAACATTCTAAGAAGTAATACTCCGACCACGCTGGCAAGCGCGCTAACGTAGAACGCAAACGCGGTGTGAGCGATCTTTTTGCCCAGTGCAAAATTTAAAACTAGCGGTACGCAAAAACCTACGCCCACGACGCCTAGCCAAAACAGCTGAGCGTAAACGCCTTCGCTAAAGGCTACGCTGGCGGCTTTTTGCACGTCGCTGCCCGTGATGAGCGAAACAAAAATCATGCCGATTAGTAAAATTTCCATCGCCAAAACCGGCCACTCGACGGCATGCAAGGTTTTTAGATCGCCGCCGTGCGGGTCCGCTTTAAAGAAAAGCGCGGCTATTAGGCTTGAGCCCGCAATGCCCGCCGATAAGCCAGACGCCACGAAAAGCGCAGGTAAAACGGCGGTATTAAGGATAGGAAATCTAACTAAAACCGAGATCAAAAAGCCCGTATAGGCGCAGATCGCGACCGCAAAAACTAGCGTAAGCGCAAGAAACAGCGGACGAAGCGCGTTTAAAATTTTCATCGCAAGCTCGAAAAGCCCTTTTAAAAAGCTAAGATTATGCGTCAAAAACTCTCTAAGGCACTCTTCAAACGCATAAAGGCAGGCTACGAAGGTAAGCGGAATATAGACGCAAAGCGCCGCCACGCCCACGGACATAACCGATGTGAAGTTATAGTTAATCAAAATTTTCCAAAAAAGTAGTGGTCGCTCTAAATCGGCTACCAGACAAACCATACCGAGTAAGATCGCTACGAAAGATAGCAGCGACGCGGCCTTAAACAGCGGCGTACTTGCAGTCTGTTTTTTGTAAAATTTAACGAGGATCGCGACTATCAAGGCGCCGCCGCTCATACCCGCTAGCAAAAGATAAACCGCGATCGGCCAGCCCCACTCAACGCCGTGCGAGAAGGTCGCAGTGAAATTTATAGCTCCGTTCATATCACACCCCTAGTTTTACCGCAGGAATATAGCGCAGGCTCGGCTTCGTGCCGCACTCAGGATGCATTCGTAGGCTATCTTTTACGCGAAGTAGCTTGCTGATGTGCGAGCCTTCGTCGTTTAGATCGCCAAACACGATCGCCTCGTATCTGCACGCCTCGATGCAGGCAGGCTCATGGCCATCTTTTAAATTTGTATCCAAGCAGAAGTTGCAGCTCTCTGCGGCTTTGGTTTCGTGGTTTATAAAGCGCACGTCGTAAGGACAGGCAACGATGCAGTATTTACAGGCGATGCAATCATCGGTGTTCATCGTCGTGATGCCGGTTTTTTCATCTTTGTGGCAGGCTTTCGTCGGGCAAACTTTTACGCACGGCGCGTCCTCGCACTGCTGACAAGATACTCTAACGTAGCGCTTTTCTTTCAAATTTAGCGGATCGGTTTTATCCTGGATAAAAAGCCTCATTTGGCCTTTTGGGACCAAATTTACCTTTTTACAGGCGATCTCGCAGTCGGTACAGCCGACGCATTTGTTCTGATCGAAGATCATGCCGTAGTGCGGCTTTTTCGGCTCTTGCTTTTTGGCGCTTGCATTTGCGTCTTGCGCGATTTTATCCGCGCTGTTTTGTGCGAGTAGGCTTGAGGCGATTGCGCCAAGCCCCAAAGAGCCGAGTGCGGCGGATTTTATAAAATTTCTTCTTTGCTTTTGCATATTCTCCTCCGACTAAATTTAAGCAAAACTACTTTGTTTTATTCGCGTCGTGAAAGCTTTTAGCCTCGCTCTCGCTAAGCTTTTTCGCCGCATCGGCAAGCTCGCCGGGCTTTAAAACCTTTAGTAGTTCGGCTTCAAAAATTACCACAGAACCCGCAGGAATTCTATCTACGTCCACGTTGCCATAGGCTAAATTACTAGGGATTGTAAATTTATATTTAGAGCCTGTATTCATCAAAAGCAATCCCTCGCGCAATCCATCGATTAAGCCTATCATAGAAAGATGCGCCGGAATTTTAGATGCGAAAGTATCGTCAAATACGCTGCCGTTCGTCAAATACGCCTTGTAGTTCATCACCACTACGCTCTCAGGCTTTGGCTTCTCGCCCATGCCTAGCTTTAGAATTTCATATTGAAGACCGGATTTCGTGGTTTTAACATCCGGATTTTTGGCATTTTTCGCCATAAATTCCTTGCCCGCTTTTAAATTTTTATCAAGCTCCGCTTTGGAATTTGTTTCTACGATCTTATTTAGCTTATCGGCTCTTTGATTCAAAAGCGCAATAATTTCCTCATCTTTTAGCTTCTGCTGCTTTTTAAGAGCGTCCAAAAACCCCTCTATTACCGCATCTAAGTCGTATTTGACGCCTAATGCGGCTTGTGAATGCAGCTGGTTTGAAACATAGCTTCCGGTAGAAGCTCCAATGCTATAAGATTCTTTTTGTTCTTGCGTAGTTAAATTCGCGCCCAACGCGCAGCTTGCCAAAACGATAGGCAAGAAAATTTTTAGTCTTTTTTGCATACATTTGCCTTTTAAATTTCGGGGCCGCGAGCTTACGCGACCCCGAAAGAATTATAAATTATTATTTAGAATTCTTTGAGCCTCTTTAATATACTCTTTAGCTGCCTCTAGCCTTTGCTTAGTATATTTAAAGCCATGCATACCCCATGAGCCGTCTTTTTCGATAAGATCGACGGTGTCTTGAGCTTTTTCGATCAGCTCGTAAACGCGAGTTTTATCACTGGAGTTAAGCTTTTTAGTCTCAAGGATAGAGTAAATTCCTTGAATACCGATCTTAACTTGCGAGAAATCGCTCTTAATTGGAGTTTGCCAGCCCATAACCTCATCGTAAACCTGCTTTTGATTCTTGAAGTGAAGTGTCTCTTTTAGCTCGGAAACGACAGGGCTGTGGCAGCCTTTGGTATCTTGCATATCTTTATCCGCCCAAGATGTTCGTGCGCACGACCACATAAGATCGACGAAATTTCGTCCATCTTTATTTCTTTGGAAGTGCCAATCTTTCGCATCTCTCGGACCTTTGGCGGCATCGCCTGCGACTAGAGATTTTCTAGCAGGATCGATGTCGATCTTCCAGATGTGTGATCTTCTTTGAGTATCAAATCCCGCATTGTCTTGGAACTGAATAGCGTAGAAGTTCTCGCAGCTCATCATAAACGGCATGTGGCAAGATGCGCAGGTGTTGTCTTTATGCGTATCGGCTCTTGCAGCGATATAAGCTTGCTCTTGGTGGCAATCTTTGCACTCTTTTGTGATCTTAGGCTTTGTATAAAACGCGCTCAAATAGCCCTGCTCGGAGTTGTAATTTACGCCCTTGACGGTTTTATCGCCAACTACCGGTCCGGTGTTATCGTGCGGATCGTGGCAGGTTACGCAGCGCATACCCTTCTCGTAGTGAGCGGTAAAGTATGATTGAGAGCCTTCAGAGCCACAGCCCGGTCCCATAGATTTAAATTTAGAGCTAAGAGATAGGTCGGGATTTCCGTTGTTTAGCGGATTAGCACGAGCTAAATCTGGGCTATAGTTAAATCTTTGGTGGCAGCGTTCGCAGTTTGAGGTTCTAAAATTTGTAGCGCCGTCAAGGTGACCGCCCGCTCCATGGCACTCTTCACAGGTGATACCCTTGGAGATAGTGTGCTTTTGAAGCTCTTTTGCGTTACCCAAAGCAGCATAGAATTCTTTCTTAGTTTTAAAATCGAATTTAAATGGGTGGCAGACCTCGCAATACGAGCTGTTTGCTTGGAAAAACATCGATTTTTTGTATTTTGCAGCATACGACGCAAGACCTCTTACGTAACCGCCGTTATCGCCATAATCGGCTAGAGTTTCCGGGAATTCCGGAACGATCTTTTTGATCTTTTTGACCGTCTCATCGTCTAAATTTAACGCCCAAGTCCTTTGGAATTGGTTGCCGCCGGCTACGATTTGACCGGTACCATCTCTTAGCAAGCCGCCCTCTACGTGATAGGTTCCTCGTAGCAACCACGCATCTACGTAGCCGAATTTTGTCCTTAGGTGCCCCACGGTCGCATAAATTACGTCAGGGGTAATACCTTTTGGAAGGATCGACGCCGTATCCGGGCTAAATACAGGATCGGTTAGGTTGTTATTAACCTCCGGGTGCTCGCCCGGGAAGCGGATAGTAGTGGCATGGCGCGATCTGCTCCATGTCTCATACTGTGCGGGGTGGCACTCGCCGCATTTTTCAGGACCTATGAATTTATTTGGGAATTGCAAAGAAGAGCCCGCAGGGATTCTATACATCATAGAGCTATAGCCCTTGCCGTCGTCTCTTTTACTCGCCTTTGAAAAGTCAAATCCATGACCTTCCGCAAGCCACTCCAAACCTCGGTCGTGTACATCCATCTTGCCGACCGTCTTACCGCCGTATTTGGTAAAAATCGGGTGATTTTTAAATAGCCAGTCATACATCTCTCGCTCTTCTACGACGTAGTCCTGCAAGGATATGACGCCTCTGCTTTGCAACGTGCCCTTAGGATTTGCGATGACGTCGCGCGATTTTTGCGACATTTCCATCTCATGCCCCATGCCTTCATCAGCACAGGCTCCTGCGGCAAAAATGCTAATACAGGCTAGCGCGCCTAGTAGCATCTTATTCCATTTTTTCATGGCTCCTCCTTTGAAAATCGAAATTTTAAATTAGCAAAGTTCTACGCTCGAAATAATATCAACAAAAAAGGGTGAAAAAGGGAGAAATTTAATGAAGTCTAAATTTAACGAAAAGCAATCGTAAATATCGCGCCTTCGTCAGAATTCGCAGCGCTTATGCTCCCTCCGTTTTTTTCGATTATCATCTTGCTCATATATAGCCCTAGCCCGCTGCCCTGCTGTTTTGTCGTAAAGTGCGGCTCAAAAATTTTATCTAACTGCGCTTCGTCGATGCGGCTTGCGTTATTTTCGATCGTGATTACCCGCTCGCCCTGTTTTAAAAACGAGCGGATTTTAATCTCGCGCCGTTTAAGCGGTACGTCCAAAAACGCCTCCTTTGCGTTGTTTATGATATTTATGATCACCTGGATTAGCTCGTTTACGTTGCCGTAAAGGGTGAAATTTTCCTCTATCCGCACGCTTATATCGATGACGTGTTTTTTAAGCGAGGCGTTTAAAATTTTACGCGCCTGCTCGATCGCTTCGCCGGCGCTAAATTCCCTCTTCGGCATGTTTGGGTTGAAGAAATTTTTAAAATCCTCGATCGTATCGCTCATAAATTTCACCTGCTCGCCCGCATCTTTTATGCCGTCTTCGAGCCTTTCTTTTGAGAGCTTGCCCCGTTCGTTGTAAAGCTCTAAATTTATGAGCGTAGAGCTGATCTGCGATAGCGGCTGGCGCCACTGGTGCGAGATATTGCCGATCATCTCGCCCATGAGCGCGAGGCGGCTTTGATTTATCAGTAAAAGCTGAGTCTGCATCTTTAAGGTCTCGTTTTTTTTGTGAATTTTATAGATACAAAATATGCAGATCAAAAACACTGCAAGCAAGCTTAGGCCGCTAACGACGAACTCTTTGGTGTGATAGAGCAGAATGCTTTTTATCGGAATTCTAAAGCTTATCATCGCAATCGTATCGCCTAGGCCGCCTTTGAAATTTCCCACGTCTCCATAGAGCTCTTGCATCTTTTTAGGCGCTGCGTTGATGCTGTGGCACTCGGTGCACGAAGGCTGAGAGTTTGTTATCGGCAGACTCAAAAGATACGAGGCGCCACCTTTATCATATATGACCCTGGAGTATTCTTTATATTTGTTTTCTTTGAAGCCCTCTAAAATTTCATTCTCAAACTCGCTTCCCTCGTGCTCGGGATTGAGCGGATCGG
This window harbors:
- the ccsA gene encoding cytochrome c biogenesis protein CcsA, with protein sequence MSALKILKFFISYKFALCLLFILAAGAGVATFLESIYDTQTAKILVYEARWYECVMGAATLSLLGIIIKTKMWRRFGSFVLHAAFIIIFIGAALTRYFGTEGVLHVRAGESESEMVSVKPYLQIRTQDALFEHPLNLSQIGDNDFSFTQSINSKSFTVKFSSYKPAPKGEQGTLAVKAGFEGGSEQEAQLRGGAGWLGEPKILSFDGEEIMLSWGSKLIELPFAVKLLKFKLERYPGSQSPSSYASDVEILKEGKSAGEHEIYMNHPLNFDGFKLFQSSYDTDELGTVLELNRDPGKIPTYFGYFLLCVGFIGNLFTAGSRFKKLAKFIKNNAPAALLLIAPFFFGIELRAADENYLANLKANSRVHANGAFAELLVQDYMGRIKPLSTEASEIVNKISGTDSLYGLSAEQMILGMSLNPAFWRDQKIIKIKNDEIKKMLGLAPQERYASFNSVFDENGNYKLAHALDEANEKSASRRGVLDNELIKFDERLNIAYLTFRGVFFKFIPVPNDPQNAWLSPNDAFADYSIAPQIKGVLNDYLNGLQDGISDNDWAKADAALAELKNYQRVTSAAILPSVSRVKAEVFYNKASVFKKLVYFYMILGGVALILALLGALCGKSFALAQKILFAAFAICFAAHTLALALRWYVAAHVPWSDSYESMIYIGWSAALAGIIFFRKSLLTLSASCLLASIVMLVAHMSFVNPQITNLVPVLKSYWLSIHVSVITASYGFLGLSCLLGLLALVLMALKNSANCERLNAQIRYITAINEISLIVGLSMLTLGNFFGGVWANESWGRYWGWDSKETWSYVSIIVYAIVLHLKLIPKLGSIYVYCVSSTLAYSSIIMTYFGVNFYLTGMHSYAAGDAPQIPAPFYCIIAAIILIIALAFRGRDVKTI
- a CDS encoding ABC transporter permease; protein product: MISKSFIDYSVTLLRKDRADHSFSFAIFAFIVFILSSVLFISGSIQNDLEKVIKLRPDIVVEALRAGKRDLMHDGYIYDVSKIAGVSEVQGAVDGMYYFAQKRVWFHIVGDESLSENEMIVGEGVKAAMGEWYYEDEFHFLTEQRLIAIKINKISPHESSIVSNDVIYLNPATAREVLSLKEGEYTKLYVSVPNPNEVSEVALKIVNLYPNTQALSAEDAVAEVRHLYYYKGGIFMVLYAVAMISFFILLKNQISLAYGEKKKEIAILRSIGFCIKDIIAMKFIQNFIVSLSAYLLGVAGAYAYVFILDAPLLRDIFLGGELRNFITFTPAINFNMLFLIFVFSVIPFLAFVIIPSWRIAIGDMSEAVK
- a CDS encoding 4Fe-4S dicluster domain-containing protein, producing the protein MQKQRRNFIKSAALGSLGLGAIASSLLAQNSADKIAQDANASAKKQEPKKPHYGMIFDQNKCVGCTDCEIACKKVNLVPKGQMRLFIQDKTDPLNLKEKRYVRVSCQQCEDAPCVKVCPTKACHKDEKTGITTMNTDDCIACKYCIVACPYDVRFINHETKAAESCNFCLDTNLKDGHEPACIEACRYEAIVFGDLNDEGSHISKLLRVKDSLRMHPECGTKPSLRYIPAVKLGV
- a CDS encoding FKBP-type peptidyl-prolyl cis-trans isomerase N-terminal domain-containing protein, coding for MQKRLKIFLPIVLASCALGANLTTQEQKESYSIGASTGSYVSNQLHSQAALGVKYDLDAVIEGFLDALKKQQKLKDEEIIALLNQRADKLNKIVETNSKAELDKNLKAGKEFMAKNAKNPDVKTTKSGLQYEILKLGMGEKPKPESVVVMNYKAYLTNGSVFDDTFASKIPAHLSMIGLIDGLREGLLLMNTGSKYKFTIPSNLAYGNVDVDRIPAGSVVIFEAELLKVLKPGELADAAKKLSESEAKSFHDANKTK
- a CDS encoding ATP-binding protein, whose protein sequence is MKYKFKFIVALFVLLYIVITALVFNFYRELALKDTRREAFYILDTMNAVRDYVSTVQRPLINELKEKKLLSEDFFDPRLMSSTYITREIYKIQLAKNHINYDYKLVATDPLNPEHEGSEFENEILEGFKENKYKEYSRVIYDKGGASYLLSLPITNSQPSCTECHSINAAPKKMQELYGDVGNFKGGLGDTIAMISFRIPIKSILLYHTKEFVVSGLSLLAVFLICIFCIYKIHKKNETLKMQTQLLLINQSRLALMGEMIGNISHQWRQPLSQISSTLINLELYNERGKLSKERLEDGIKDAGEQVKFMSDTIEDFKNFFNPNMPKREFSAGEAIEQARKILNASLKKHVIDISVRIEENFTLYGNVNELIQVIINIINNAKEAFLDVPLKRREIKIRSFLKQGERVITIENNASRIDEAQLDKIFEPHFTTKQQGSGLGLYMSKMIIEKNGGSISAANSDEGAIFTIAFR
- the nrfD gene encoding NrfD/PsrC family molybdoenzyme membrane anchor subunit codes for the protein MNGAINFTATFSHGVEWGWPIAVYLLLAGMSGGALIVAILVKFYKKQTASTPLFKAASLLSFVAILLGMVCLVADLERPLLFWKILINYNFTSVMSVGVAALCVYIPLTFVACLYAFEECLREFLTHNLSFLKGLFELAMKILNALRPLFLALTLVFAVAICAYTGFLISVLVRFPILNTAVLPALFVASGLSAGIAGSSLIAALFFKADPHGGDLKTLHAVEWPVLAMEILLIGMIFVSLITGSDVQKAASVAFSEGVYAQLFWLGVVGVGFCVPLVLNFALGKKIAHTAFAFYVSALASVVGVLLLRMFILYAGQTYDIIM
- a CDS encoding nitrous oxide reductase accessory protein NosL → MILRSFLVSAALVALVCGASMDGANKPAKPMFQSVDPSKATLVGSGEGKEYCAVCGMSLVKFYKTNHVWNGKQVASLHCLYEITGGKIPSDAQVVDTKNLNLIDVNKTFYVVGSKVKGTMTRNSKYAFSTEADAKEFQAENGGEIVNFAKAYEIAGQDFAGDNKMIKANREGGVYAHGKEFYETNCAKTEAKNFKAISELKAHLKNVCDAKGASKEPEYDKHLQAAALYLWDAPANLGSSGKDTKAKKPEKIVVPEGAKCPVCGMLVGKNPNWAAMIEIQGGENLYFDGVKDLMKYYFQKGKGFDKIFVTDYYKLHKIDAKSAFFVLGSNVLGPMGDELIPFESESAAKTFAKDHGGKMLKFDEIKESVIEGL
- a CDS encoding tetratricopeptide repeat protein, which produces MKKFIIALILAAAANAGFISEGIQAQQSGDHKKLAEIYERACGLENKASGCYNLAVLYFEGTGNVEKNFEKAISLYEKACSAKFALACNNLGYIYESGNGADQNFTKAAAYYEKACKDNEGCTSLGLLYANGAGLAKDVAKAASLYEKACTYGDMMGCNNLGYLYLKGEGVQQSFAKAKIFYEKACGGDIGIGCNNLGYLYAFGQGVSQDYKQAKQQYEKACNLGHFDGCNNLAIMYAEGKGVKSDNAKAKELFKKSCDGGIKMGCENLEFLNSISK